A single window of Leishmania braziliensis MHOM/BR/75/M2904 complete genome, chromosome 27 DNA harbors:
- a CDS encoding transcription elongation regulator-like protein — MAEEVNYDELADLLGSNGGFMSEAADGVVGKHERDRLRKHKKHRRDKKRSREEDNAGSSDDKRVRSKYVLDAAESGDSNDEDELSDADLVDDDEEVEDVNYDDRPKRYMFHEGDDKKSVDEMARYYEEVDRHYHRHGDNEDALLTRSDLSSRRLASQFLPREDDPKVFAVKCRPRMSRMLVTRIVNKCYAYRVGRNYEHKKVDLGIISVFALDHVKEYIYVEASRKRFVENVLNGLDGVFRFNIAVVDPKELLQTMETRPSTQKVRVGDYVRLRQRFYRGDLAQVTALHPDGVHITCKVVPREDFVQKPFNKATKRLEPRFFTPRQAVDVREMENSYVWGDLHFDREGYLLKTVSTRMVVSGAQLEQPSIEELARFYNDQREKVERALRAAEAAAQVPPISIGDSVRVTTGQLRNTIGVVENVFTNTNTAVLTCTVPGRVQPIKVQVELSACTKHFSEGAHVVVERGEHAGESGTVVKSWGSIVLLFPDRAAVGAELKVEANDCHQSKLGSVSVHSKGVWQVFDLVSITEPNCVGCIVRLNRSDVDVLTENNDVRTLSYAQVNAVGRDTRQTTDCRENTLSRGAEVHIQKHPWTPIGLEGQTGRIEHIFHRTIFVRCRASPLHANIVALKAECVLLIGGRKTTRRTAPAQEVATGMSADQYAAAAVRLSAGQSRDSELWDESSMMDVNASAMA; from the coding sequence AtggcagaggaggtgaaCTATGACGAACTGGCGGACTTGCTAGGGTCGAATGGGGGTTTTATGAGTGAGGCCGCCGACGGCGTGGTGGGCAAACATGAGAGGGATAGGCTGAGGAAGCACAAAAAGCACAGGAGAGACAAAAAGCGGTCACGTGAGGAGGATAATGCCGGGTCTTCCGATGATAAGCGCGTTAGGTCCAAGTACGTCCTGGATGCCGCAGAGAGCGGCGACTCCAATGACGAGGACGAGTTGTCTGATGCAGACCTCGTcgatgatgacgaggaggTTGAGGACGTCAACTACGATGATCGTCCGAAGCGCTACATGTTCCACGAAGGCGACGACAAGAAAAGCGTGGATGAAATGGCTCGCTACTACGAGGAGGTTGATCGACACTACCACCGGCACGGAGACAATGAAGATGCACTGCTGACACGCAGCGACCTGTCCTCACGTCGCCTCGCCTCACAGTTTCTGCCACGCGAGGACGACCCGAAGGTATTCGCTGTCAAGTGCCGCCCTCGGATGTCACGCATGCTAGTGACGCGTATTGTGAACAAATGCTACGCCTACCGTGTTGGGCGCAACTACGAGCACAAGAAGGTCGACCTCGGCATCATCTCCGTCTTCGCGCTGGATCACGTGAAAGAGTACATCTATGTCGAGGCGAGTCGCAAGCGCTTCGTGGAGAACGTGCTCAACGGTCTCGATGGCGTCTTCCGCTTCAACATCGCCGTGGTGGACCCCAAGGAGCTTCTACAGACAATGGAGACGCGTCCGTCCACGCAGAAGGTGCGTGTTGGCGACTacgtgcgcctgcgccagcgctTTTATCGTGGTGACCTTGCTCaggtgacggcgctgcacccGGACGGGGTTCATATCACGTGCAAGGTGGTTCCCCGCGAGGACTTTGTACAGAAGCCATTCAATAAGGCGACGAAGCGACTTGAGCCTCGCTTCTTCACACCGCGGCAGGCGGTGGATGTTCGAGAGATGGAGAACTCATACGTGTGGGGTGATCTGCATTTTGACCGGGAGGGCTATCTCCTCAAGACTGTTTCGACTCGCATGGTGGTGTCGGGAGCGCAGCTAGAGCAGCCCAGTATCGAGGAGCTCGCCAGGTTCTACAACGATCAGCGCGAAAAGGTGGAGCGGGCCCTCagggcagcggaggcggctgcgcaggtTCCACCCATTAGCATTGGTGACTCCGTTCGTGTGACGACAGGACAGCTGCGCAACACTATTGGAGTGGTGGAAAACGTGTTCACCAATACGAACACGGCCGTACTCACTTGCACAGTGCCTGGCCGCGTGCAGCCCATCAAGGTGCAGGTAGAGCTTAGCGCGTGCACAAAGCACTTCTCTGAAGGCGCGCACGTCGTAGTGGAGCGTGGTGAGCACGCTGGTGAGTCCGGTACCGTGGTCAAGTCCTGGGGCAGCATCGTGTTGTTGTTCCCGGACCGCGCCGCCGTTGGGGCGGAACTCAAGGTCGAGGCGAACGACTGCCACCAGAGCAAGCTGGGAAGCGTATCTGTTCACTCGAAGGGAGTGTGGCAGGTGTTTGATCTCGTCTCCATTACGGAGCCAAACTGTGTTGGCTGCATCGTGCGCCTGAACCGCAGCGATGTGGATGTGCTGACGGAGAACAACGACGTGCGCACGTTGTCGTACGCGCAGGTGAACGCGGTGGGGCGTGACACACGCCAGACGACGGACTGCCGCGAAAACACGCTTTCTCGAGGCGCGGAGGTGCACATCCAGAAGCACCCCTGGACACCGATTGGCCTGGAGGGGCAAACGGGCCGCATCGAGCACATCTTTCACCGGACCATCTTTGTGCGCTGTCGCGCATCGCCCCTTCATGCGAACATAGTGGCATTGAAGGCAGAGTGCGTGCTCCTCATCGGCGGCCGCAAGACGACTCGCCGCACTGCACCGGcgcaggaggtggcgacggGAATGAGCGCAGACCAATacgccgcggctgccgttCGCCTCTCTGCTGGGCAGAGCCGCG